A region of Myxococcus stipitatus DSM 14675 DNA encodes the following proteins:
- a CDS encoding fibronectin type III domain-containing protein: protein MAPRWSSLITWMCGPSLCLFLGCGAPPSPEEVAPTQARQTLADTEPPPVPTGLSVTAANSGVIVTWDPNPATDLKDHALRYRVVGQTTYSYKWGVGQPPLTLAGLANGVTYAFELKAQDTSGNASAYCAPVEASPTPTGADVTPPSVPSQLAASPGDGVLLLSWTANPEPDLRRYTVKYRVAGAATYSYRYNLTQPLVTLTGLVNGTAYELMVKAEDVSGNTSTYSPSVTATPVASTPQCPTFGAPVNLTPHNVSILTDASGLAASRQQANVVWTHNDRCGASGGTCVEHVYALSAVDGHFLGTYVLSNNLNLDWEDMAMGPGPVSGVDYLYVGRIGDNNGNPAVKEVVRFPEPTASATQTPTTVSVSGVERFPFTYPGGVSPNAEALFVDTQGDIYIVTKVPSGHSQVYRYSAPLNPPGVSRLLELVAELDFLPASTAEEDRVVTGGAISPDGGEILLKTYTHTFLWKRQPRQGVVAALLGGRCEVTNPGYSEALTFAPGGGAFFSLGEGNTKALKRVPRL from the coding sequence GTGGCACCTCGTTGGTCATCGCTCATCACCTGGATGTGTGGCCCGTCCCTGTGTCTCTTTCTCGGATGCGGAGCACCGCCATCCCCCGAGGAGGTCGCGCCGACACAAGCAAGACAGACGCTCGCCGACACCGAGCCTCCGCCGGTTCCCACCGGCTTGAGTGTCACCGCCGCGAACTCGGGCGTCATCGTGACGTGGGACCCGAATCCAGCCACCGACCTCAAGGACCACGCCCTCCGCTATCGCGTGGTGGGCCAGACGACGTACTCCTACAAATGGGGCGTGGGACAGCCGCCCCTGACACTCGCGGGCCTTGCGAACGGCGTGACGTATGCCTTCGAGTTGAAGGCGCAGGACACGTCGGGCAATGCCTCCGCGTATTGCGCACCCGTGGAGGCCTCGCCGACCCCCACGGGCGCGGATGTGACGCCTCCGTCGGTACCCTCGCAGCTGGCGGCGTCCCCCGGTGACGGCGTGCTCCTGCTCTCGTGGACCGCGAACCCCGAGCCCGACCTCCGCCGGTACACCGTGAAGTATCGCGTCGCGGGAGCAGCCACGTACAGCTATCGCTACAACCTCACCCAGCCGCTGGTGACCCTCACCGGGCTGGTGAACGGCACGGCCTACGAACTGATGGTGAAGGCCGAGGATGTGTCCGGAAACACCTCCACGTACTCCCCCTCCGTCACCGCGACGCCCGTCGCGAGCACGCCGCAGTGCCCGACCTTCGGCGCGCCGGTCAACCTGACGCCGCACAACGTGAGCATCCTCACGGATGCCTCGGGCCTGGCGGCCAGCCGACAGCAAGCCAACGTCGTCTGGACCCACAATGACCGATGTGGCGCCAGCGGTGGCACCTGCGTGGAGCACGTCTACGCCCTCAGCGCCGTGGACGGGCATTTTCTGGGCACCTACGTGCTCTCCAACAACCTGAACCTCGACTGGGAGGACATGGCCATGGGGCCCGGCCCGGTCAGCGGCGTGGACTACCTGTACGTGGGCCGCATCGGAGACAACAACGGCAACCCCGCGGTGAAGGAGGTCGTGCGCTTCCCCGAGCCCACCGCCAGCGCCACCCAGACGCCCACGACGGTGTCGGTCAGCGGCGTGGAGCGCTTCCCGTTCACCTATCCCGGAGGCGTGTCCCCCAACGCGGAGGCCCTGTTCGTGGACACCCAGGGCGACATCTACATCGTGACCAAGGTCCCCAGCGGGCACTCGCAGGTGTATCGCTATTCCGCGCCACTGAACCCACCGGGCGTGAGCCGGCTGCTGGAGCTGGTGGCGGAGCTCGACTTCCTTCCGGCGTCCACGGCCGAGGAGGACCGCGTCGTCACCGGCGGCGCCATCTCCCCGGACGGCGGCGAGATTCTTCTCAAGACGTATACCCACACCTTCCTGTGGAAGCGGCAGCCCAGGCAGGGCGTCGTGGCCGCGCTGCTCGGCGGTCGGTGTGAGGTGACGAACCCTGGCTACTCGGAGGCGCTGACCTTCGCGCCGGGCGGCGGCGCGTTCTTCTCGCTGGGAGAGGGGAACACGAAGGCGCTCAAGCGGGTGCCTCGCCTGTGA